AAATCCCTCGACCCGGCCCTGATCCTGGAAAAGGTCGGCAACATCGACAAGCTGTACAACGCCTGGCTGAAGCTGCAAGACAAAAAGGGCGCGGCCGACAAAAAGACCCGTGCCGCCCTCGACAACCTGGCCCAGGCCTTCCTTGAATTCAAGCTGGCACCGCCCTTCTTCAATCTGCTGTGCAACCAGTTGCGCACAGTGGTAGAGCAAATCCGCAAACACGAACGCAGCATCATGGGTCTCTGCGTGGATTACAGCGGCATGCCCCGGCGCACCTTCATCGCCACCTTCCCGGAAAACGAAACCAATCTCAGCTGGGGCAAGAATCTGGTAGCGGAAGGCCATGACTACAGCGACAAACTCAAGACCAACCTGAGCGACATCCTCCGCGCCCAGAAAAAGCTCGCCGAGATCGAACGCCAATCCGGCCTCACCATCGGCGAGATCAAAGAGGTCAACCGCAAGATGTCCATCGGCGAGGCCAAGGCCCGCCGCGCCAAAAAGGAAATGGTCGAGGCCAACCTGCGTCTGGTCATCTCCATCGCCAAAAAATACACCAACCGTGGGCTGCAATTCCTCGACCTGATCCAGGAAGGCAACATCGGCCTGATGAAGGCGGTGGACAAATTCGAATACCGCCGTGGCTACAAATTCTCCACCTACGCCACCTGGTGGATCCGTCAGGCCATCACCCGCTCCATTGCCGATCAGGCGCGCACCATCCGCATCCCGGTGCACATGATCGAAACCATCAACAAGCTCAACCGCATCTCGCGCCAGATCGTCCAGGAACAGGGCCGCGACCCCACCCCGGAAGAGTTGGCGGAAAAGATGGAAATGCCCGAGGACAAGATCCGCAAGGTACTCAAGATCGCCAAGGAACCCATCTCCATGGAGACCCCCATCGGTGACGACGAAGACTCCCACCTGGGCGACTTCATCGAAGACTCCAACGTCGTCACCCCGGTGGACTCGGCCACCATGGAAGGCCTGCGCGAGGCCACCCAATCCATGCTCGGCAGCCTCACCGGACGCGAATCCAAGGTCCTGCGCATGCGCTTTGGCATCGACATGAACACCGACCACACCCTGGAAGAGGTCGGCAAGCAGTTTGATGTCACCCGCGAGCGCATCCGCCAGATCGAGGCCAAGGCCCTGCGCAAGCTGCGCCACCCCTCGCGCTCGGACAAGCTACGCAGCTTCCTCGACGATTGACCCGCCCCAGGGCCCTTAGCTCAGTTGGTTAGAGCAGGCGACTCATAATCGCTTGGTCGCAGGTTCAAGTCCTGCAGGGCCCACCATACAAAACAAGGGGTTAGGTGATTTTCAGCCTAGCCCCTTTTGTTTGCATTGACCGAGTGGACCCCACCATGGATTGCATCCGCATTCGCGGCGCCCGTACCCACAACCTGAAAGACATCGACCTCGACCTGCCACGGGACAAGCTGATCGTCATCACCGGCCTGTCCGGCTCGGGCAAGTCGTCGCTGGCGTTCGATACCATCTATGCCGAGGGCCAGCGGCGCTATGTGGAGTCGCTCTCGGCCTATGCCCGCCAGTTCCTGTCGATGATGGAAAAACCCGATGTGGATCACATCGAGGGCCTGTCGCCGGCCATCTCCATCGAGCAGAAGACCACCAGCCACAACCCGCGCTCCACCGTTGGCACCATTACCGAGATCTACGACTACCTGCGCCTGCTGTTTGCCCGCTCCGGGGTGCCGCGCTGCCCGGAGCACGGCGAGACCCTGGAGGCGCAGACCGTCAGCCAGATGGTGGATCAGGTGCTGGCGCTGCCGGAGGGGGACAAGCTGATGCTGCTGGCACCGGTGGTGTCCGAGCGCAAGGGCGAGTATCTGGGCCTGATCGAGGAGCTGCGTCTGCAGGGCTTTGTGCGCGTGCGGGTGGATGGGGTGCTGTATGAGATCGATCAGGTACCGGAGCTGGAGCTGCGCAAGAAGCACAGCATCGAGGTGGTAGTGGACCGCTTCAAGGTGCGCCCGGACATGGCCCTGCGCCTGAGCGAGTCGTTCGAGACCGCCCTGCGCCTGGCCGATGGTCTGGCGCGGGTGGCCTGGATCGACCAGCCGGAACGCAAGGAGCTGCTGTTCTCCGCCAACTTTGCCTGCCCCATCTGCGGCTACAGCCTGCAAGGGCTGGAGCCGCGCCTGTTCAGCTTCAACAACCCCGCCGGTGCCTGTGAGACCTGCGATGGCCTGGGGGTGCGGCAGTATTTCGACCCCGAGCGGGTGGTGGCCAATGGCGAGATGAGCCTGGCCGATGGCGCGGTGCGCGGCTGGGACCGACGCAACGCCTATTACTTTGGTCTGGTGCGCTCCCTGGCGCGGCACTACGGCTTCGACCCCGAGACCCCCTGGAACCGGCTGCCGAAAAAGACCCGTGACGCCATCCTGTTCGGCAGCAAGGGCGAGGCCATCACCTTCACCTACTTCAACGAGCGTGGCAAGGGGATGACCAAGACCCATGCCTTCGAAGGGGTGATCCGCAACATGGAGCGGCGCTACCGCGAGACCGAGTCCAACGCCGTGCGCGAGGAGCTGGCCCGCTATGTCTCCAACCAGCCCTGCCCCAGTTGCGGCGGCAGTCGGCTGAACACCGCCGCGCGCCATGTCTTTGTCGGCGAGCACAATCTGCCGGCGGTCACCGCCCTGGCGATAGGCCCGACCCTGGACTACTTCGAGCAGCTGCAGCTGCCGGGCAAGCAGGGCCAGATCGCCGCGAAGATCCTCAAGGAAATCTGCCTGCGCCTGCGTTTTCTGGTCAATGTGGGCCTGGATTACCTGAGCCTGGATCGCAGCGCCGAGACCCTGTCCGGCGGCGAGGCCCAGCGCATCCGCCTGGCCAGCCAGATCGGCGCCGGTCTGGTGGGGGTGATGTACGTGCTTGATGAGCCCAGCATCGGCCTGCACCAGCGGGATAACGCCCGCCTGCTCAAGACCCTGACCCATCTGCGCGACCTGGGCAACACCGTGATCGTGGTGGAGCACGACGAGGACGCCATCCGCAGCGCCGATCAGGTGGTGGACATCGGCCTGGGTGCCGGGATCCACGGCGGTCGGGTGATCGCCCAGGGCACGGCGGCCCAGATCGCCGAGGTGGCCGAATCCCTCACCGGCCAGTATCTCAGCGGCCAGCGCCGCATCGCCGTGCCTAAGCAGCGCATCGCCCCCGGCGAGCACTGGCTGCGCATTCGCGCTGCCGCCGGGCACAACCTGCAGGGGGTGGATGCGGAGATCCCGGTGGGCCTGTTCACCTGCATCACCGGGGTGTCCGGCTCGGGCAAATCCACCCTGATCAACGACACCCTGTTCCCCATCGCCGCCGAAAGGCTCAACGGTGCCAACCCCATGGAGACCGCGCCGCACAAGGCCATAGAGGGCCTGGAGCGGTTCGACAAGGTGGTGGACATAGACCAAAGCCCCATCGGCCGCACGCCGCGCTCCAACCCGGCCACCTACACCGGCCTGTTCACCCCCATTCGCGAGCTGTTCGCCGCCACCCAGGAGGCGCGCTCGCGCGGCTATCAGCCCGGCCGCTTCAGCTTTAACGTCAAGGGCGGCCGCTGCGAGGCCTGCGCCGGCGATGGCGTGATCAAGGTGGAGATGCACTTTCTCGCCGACATCTATGTGCAGTGCGACCAGTGCAAGGGCCGCCGCTACAACCGCGAGACCCTGGAGGTGAAGTACAAGGGCAAGGGCATAGACGAGGTGCTGGAGCTGACCGTGGAAGAGGCGCTGGTTTTCTTCGACGCCGTGCCCGTGCTCAAGCGCAAGCTGCAGACCCTGGACGACGTCGGTCTGAGCTACATCCGCCTGGGTCAGAACGCCACCACCCTGTCCGGCGGCGAGGCGCAGCGGGTCAAGCTGGCCCGCGAGCTGTCCAAGCGCGACACCGGCCAGACCCTCTACATCCTCGACGAGCCCACCACCGGCCTGCATTTCTACGATGTCCAGCACCTGTTGGAAGTGCTGCACCGCCTGCGTGACCACGGCAACAGCATCGTCGTCATCGAGCACAACCTGGATGTGATCAAGACCGCCGACTGGATCATCGACCTCGGCCCCGAGGGCGGCAGCCGGGGCGGTCGCATCATCGCCAGCGGCACCCCGGAGCAGGTCTGCGAGCAGGCGGATTCCTACACCGGACAATTCCTCAAACCCCTACTGGAGCGCGGCTGATGGCAAAACCTGGCTATACCGGATTGAAACGGGTGATCAAGGCGGCGGGGTTCTCCCTGCAGGGGCTGATCTCCACCTGGCGCTACGAATCCGCTTTCCGCCAGGAGCTGAGCCTGTGTCTGCTGCTGCTGCCCGCCGCCCTCTGGCTGGGCCAGACCGGGCTGGAGCGGGCGCTGTTGGTTGCTGTCCTGCTGCTGGTGCTGATCGTCGAGCTGCTCAACTCAGCGATTGAATCCGTGGTGGACCGCCAGGGCCATGAACACAACGAACTGGCCGGCCGGGCCAAGGACCAGGGCTCGGCAGCGGTGCTCA
This is a stretch of genomic DNA from gamma proteobacterium SS-5. It encodes these proteins:
- the rpoD gene encoding RNA polymerase sigma factor RpoD, whose protein sequence is MYKEEQTSQLKKLISKGKEQGFLTYTEVNDHLPEGIVEPEQIEDIIRMINDMGIQVTESAADVDTENLGDIASTDDDAAEAAAAALAAVESDVGRTTDPVRMYMREMGTVELLTREGELLIAKRIEDGLNKVAIALAGYPQTIRLLLDKMAAIEAGECRLADILVDFIDPTQPEAIPQASNPNTASADNKSDDDDDAADDDKSLDPALILEKVGNIDKLYNAWLKLQDKKGAADKKTRAALDNLAQAFLEFKLAPPFFNLLCNQLRTVVEQIRKHERSIMGLCVDYSGMPRRTFIATFPENETNLSWGKNLVAEGHDYSDKLKTNLSDILRAQKKLAEIERQSGLTIGEIKEVNRKMSIGEAKARRAKKEMVEANLRLVISIAKKYTNRGLQFLDLIQEGNIGLMKAVDKFEYRRGYKFSTYATWWIRQAITRSIADQARTIRIPVHMIETINKLNRISRQIVQEQGRDPTPEELAEKMEMPEDKIRKVLKIAKEPISMETPIGDDEDSHLGDFIEDSNVVTPVDSATMEGLREATQSMLGSLTGRESKVLRMRFGIDMNTDHTLEEVGKQFDVTRERIRQIEAKALRKLRHPSRSDKLRSFLDD
- the uvrA gene encoding excinuclease ABC subunit UvrA is translated as MDCIRIRGARTHNLKDIDLDLPRDKLIVITGLSGSGKSSLAFDTIYAEGQRRYVESLSAYARQFLSMMEKPDVDHIEGLSPAISIEQKTTSHNPRSTVGTITEIYDYLRLLFARSGVPRCPEHGETLEAQTVSQMVDQVLALPEGDKLMLLAPVVSERKGEYLGLIEELRLQGFVRVRVDGVLYEIDQVPELELRKKHSIEVVVDRFKVRPDMALRLSESFETALRLADGLARVAWIDQPERKELLFSANFACPICGYSLQGLEPRLFSFNNPAGACETCDGLGVRQYFDPERVVANGEMSLADGAVRGWDRRNAYYFGLVRSLARHYGFDPETPWNRLPKKTRDAILFGSKGEAITFTYFNERGKGMTKTHAFEGVIRNMERRYRETESNAVREELARYVSNQPCPSCGGSRLNTAARHVFVGEHNLPAVTALAIGPTLDYFEQLQLPGKQGQIAAKILKEICLRLRFLVNVGLDYLSLDRSAETLSGGEAQRIRLASQIGAGLVGVMYVLDEPSIGLHQRDNARLLKTLTHLRDLGNTVIVVEHDEDAIRSADQVVDIGLGAGIHGGRVIAQGTAAQIAEVAESLTGQYLSGQRRIAVPKQRIAPGEHWLRIRAAAGHNLQGVDAEIPVGLFTCITGVSGSGKSTLINDTLFPIAAERLNGANPMETAPHKAIEGLERFDKVVDIDQSPIGRTPRSNPATYTGLFTPIRELFAATQEARSRGYQPGRFSFNVKGGRCEACAGDGVIKVEMHFLADIYVQCDQCKGRRYNRETLEVKYKGKGIDEVLELTVEEALVFFDAVPVLKRKLQTLDDVGLSYIRLGQNATTLSGGEAQRVKLARELSKRDTGQTLYILDEPTTGLHFYDVQHLLEVLHRLRDHGNSIVVIEHNLDVIKTADWIIDLGPEGGSRGGRIIASGTPEQVCEQADSYTGQFLKPLLERG
- a CDS encoding diacylglycerol kinase, producing the protein MAKPGYTGLKRVIKAAGFSLQGLISTWRYESAFRQELSLCLLLLPAALWLGQTGLERALLVAVLLLVLIVELLNSAIESVVDRQGHEHNELAGRAKDQGSAAVLISLLLVAVSWGLIGWERFA